The DNA sequence CGCCGCTTGTTCGCGCGGCGTATTTTCCAACTCCTGAATGATGCGACTGCCGATCACTACCGCGTCGGACAACGATCCGATCGCCTTGGCCGTTGCCGCATCGCGAATGCCGAAGCCGACGCCGACCGGCACGCGTACATGTTTCTTAATTGCAGGGACTTTCTGCGCCACGGCATCCAAGTCCAGATGCCCCGAACCGGTCACTCCTTTCAGGGACACGTAATAGACATAGCCGCTGGCGATTTTCCCGACCTGCTCGATGCGCTCGTCGGTCGAGGTTGGAGCCAAGAGAAAAATCGGGTCCAATCCGTTTTCCTTCATGCGCGCGGCGAATTCTTCACACTCTTCCGGCGGATAGTCCACCACGAGCACGCCGTCGACACCCGCCTGTTTGGCGGCGTCGATGAAGGCATCCGCGCCCATGTGCTCGATCGGATTGGCGTACCCCATCAGCACCACCGGCGTAGTCTGGTTCGTGCCGCGGAATTCGCGCACGAACTGGAGCACGTGGCGCATGCCGACGCCGTTGGCCAGGGCCCTTTCCGATGCGCGCTGGATGACCGGACCGTCCGCCATCGGGTCCGAGAATGGCACGCCGAGCTCGATGATGTCAGCACCGCCGGCAACCAGCGCATGCATCAACGGCACGGTCAGCTCGGGAGCGGGGTCACCGGCGGTAATGAACGGGATCAGGCCTTTTTTGTTTTTCTCTGCCAGGGCAGACAAGGTGGATTGAATTCTGGACATGGGCGGTTTGCCTTGGATTCGCTTTCGTTGCGCCGCTCCGGCCTGCGCCGGAACGACACCTGCTTTTAAACGTGGTGGATGTGGCCGACGGGACCTAGAACTTTTTCTTCATACGTTCGGCGACGGTGTGCATATCCTTGTCGCCGCGGCCGGACAGATTCGCCAGGACGATCCTGTCTTTCGGCAGAGTCGCCGCGAACTTGGCGGCATAGGCCAGCGCGTGACTGGATTCCAAGGCCGGGATGATGCCCTCGATGCGGCAGCAATTGTGGAATGCCTCGATCGCTTCATCGTCCGTGATCGACACGTATTGCGCCCGACCGGAATCCTTGAGGTAGGCATGCTCCGGACCGACGCCCGGGTAATCGAGGCCAGCCGACACCGAATGCGTTTCGATGATCTGTCCGTCCTCGTTCTGCAGCAGGTAGGTGCGGTTGCCGTGCAAGACACCCGGCGAGCCGGCGATCAGCGAAGCGGAATGCCTGCCGGTTTCCAGCCCCTCACCTGCAGCCTCGACGCCGACCAGCTGCACATCCTTGTAATCGATATAAGGATAGAAGATACCCATCGCATTCGAGCCGCCGCCGATGCAGGCCACCACGTAATCCGGCTGGCGCCCGGCCATTTCCGGCATCTGCACCAGACACTCCTTGCCGATCACCGACTGGAAATCGCGCACCATCATCGGATACGGGTGCGGGCCGGCCACCGTGCCGATGATGTAGAAAGTGTTTTCGACATTGGTGACCCAGTCGCGCATCGCTTCGTTCAACGCGTCCTTCAGGGTCTTGGAACCGGACTCGACCGGCACGACCTTGGCGCCCAACAGCTCCATGCGGTACACGTTCTGCACCTGGCGTTTGACGTCTTCGGCGCCCATGTAGACCACGCATTCCAGGCCGAAGCGCGCGCAGATGGTGGCAGTCGCCACGCCATGCTGGCCGGCGCCGGTTTCGGCGATCACGCGTGGCTTGCCCATGCGCTTGGCGAGCAAGGCCTGGCCGATCACGTTGTTGATCTTATGCGCACCGGTATGGTTGAGGTCTTCGCGCTTGAAGTAGATTTGCGCGCCACCCATCATTTCCGACCAGCGCCTGGCGTGATAGATCGGGCTGGGGCGGCCGACGAAATGCTTCAGCTCGTTGTCGAATTCAGCCAGGAACTCCGGATCGTTGCGAAAGTGCGCATACCCCTCCTTCAGCTGTGTCAAAGCGTGGGTCAGGGTTTCGGAAACGAAGCTGCCGCCGTAAGGGCCGAAATGCCCTCTTGAATCCGGCAGGTTGTAGCGTGCGGCCTGCTGAATCGCCGTGTGCTGCACGGATTGGCGCTCGGCGTAGTGTTCGAGCGGGTTCAATTCTTTCATGGTCGTTCTCTTCTATTCATCCAGTGATGCATCCGCCTGGCGTACCGCGCGGATGAAGGCTGTGATCCTTGCCGGATCCTTGACACCCTTGGCCTGTTCGACGCCGCTGCTGACGTCGACCGCGTAAGGGCGCACGCGACGCATGGCGTCAGTGACGTTTTGCACGCTCAAGCCACCACTCAAAACGACCCGAGGCGCGAGCTCTTTTGGAATGAGGGACCAATCGAAAACCTTTCCACCGCCGCCATAACCATCCACGAAAGCATCAAGCAGCAAACCGCTAAACAAGGTGCTGGCGGCACGATAACTTTGCTCGTATTTTAGCAAATCGGCGCCCGACATATCGGCAGATACTCGAAGCGCGCGGGTAAACGGCCGATTCACGAGCTTGGCTATTTCACAACATTGTTCAACCGTTTCATCGCCGTGAAACTGCAACTGGGAGACCGGAGCTCGCGCAACGATTTGCTGCACGTCCTCCGGTCTGGCATTCACGAACAAGCCGACAGCCGCGACATAGGGCGGAACAGACGCGATCAATTCGGCTGCCACCTCCGGCGTCACGTAGCGCGGGCTTTTTTCATAAAACACCAGGCCGATCGCATCGGCTCCGGACGTGACCGCCGTTTGCACGTCTTCAACACGGCTCAAGCCGCAAATCTTGATTCGGGTACGGGAATTCATCAAGGTAGCTCAAATTGAATTTGCAGCAACTCAGGCATGCGCCGGGAGCGTGGCGGGAGCCCACGGCAACGGGTTGACGGCATCGTGCGGCAGCGCCCATTTTGCATCGTAATCGATCCGCGCCAGATACAAGCCGTCCGGCATGAAGGTCGGGGCCGCACGGCTGCGGTCGCGGCATTCGAGTATCTCTTTCATCCACGAAGGAGGCTGATTGCCGTTGCCGATCACGATCAGCGAACCGACGATATTGCGCACCATGTGATGCAAAAATGCGTTGGCGCACAATGTGACGACAAGAATATCGCCCTGACGTTCAATGCGGATATCGTGCATGGTCTTGACCGGCGACTTAGCCTGGCATTCGGCCGCGCGGAATGACGAAAAATCATGCATGCCCAGCAAGTGCCGCGCCGCTTCCCGCATCGGTTCGACCTGCAACGGCCGGAACACCCATCCGGCCTTGCCCGCCAGCAGGGGTGAGCGCACCGGATGGTTGTAGATCACGTAATGGTAGGTACGCGCGACCGCGGAAAAACGTGCGTGGAAATCGTCCGGCGCCGTCGACGGCACTTCGCAGGACCAGCGCACCGCGATGGAAGGCGGCAGGAATGCGTTGACCCCGCGCACCCAGGAAAACAGTTCGCGATCGAGCCCGGTATCGAAATGCACCACCTGCTCCAGCGCATGCACGCCGGCATCGGTGCGCCCGGCGCAGGTCGTGACGATGTCGGTCAGGGTGAACTTCCTGAGCGCGTCTTGCAGCGTGTCCTGCACGGTTCCTCCGCCCGGCTGGGTCTGCCAGCCGCGCCATGGCGTTCCGTCGTACTGGACGCCGAGCACAATACGTTTCAAGTCGGCTCCGCTATGAATTCGTCAAAAACAAAACGGGCGCCCGCATCGCGTCGCGCCCGTTGATGGTTGGCTGCCAGGATTATGCGAGTTCCAGCAACAGCGACTTCGCCTTTTCGCTTTGCTCCGGCGAGCCGCCTTTCATGACCTCGTCCAGCAGTTCGCGCGCGCCTTCCTTGTCGCCAATCTCGCGGTAAGCCATCGCCAGATCCAGCTTGGTCGCCATCTCGGCGTCAACCGATGTCGTGTTCAGATCCAGCGACGGCAGTTCGTCGAGCGACTCCAATGAAGGCTCGGGCACCGCATTCGATGCGCCCGGGTTCAGGTCAAGGTTAATCCCAGACAAATCGAAGTCCAGCGGCTCGGATTCCGCGGAAGACGCCGGTTCCGCCTTCGCTTCCTCAGCAGTTGGGACCTCAGGAACTTCCGGCAATTCCGGAATGCTGAAATCCGCCGGTGCAAGCTCTTCCGCAGGCAACTCCAGCGGCGCATCCTTGGCAGAAGTTTCCTCCTGCGACTGGAATTCGAGATCGGCGATCGACGGGATCGGGTCCAGCTGCAGGTCGGCCAGAGGTTCCGGCTCGGATTGCCCCGCCGCTGCTTCCACCGGCTTGGCCGGCTCATCAAGGAAGTCGAAATCGATCGATGCCAAGTCAGCCGGCGGTTCAGCCGGTGCCGGATGCGGAATCGTGTTCGGGACTTTCGCCAGGTCCATGCCGTCCAGATCAAAGTCAAGGTCGTTCGACTCCGCCTTAGTCGCCGGCTGCTCCGGTAGCGGCGTCTCCTGCGGCAATTCAAGCGGCGCGTCCGTTTCCAGCGCGCTGTTGTTGAAGTAGGACGTGTCCGTTTCGAGCGAGCTGATATCCTCCGCCGGCACGTCTGGCTGGGTGCTCGCCAGCAGCGTGGCTAAGCCCTGATCTTTCAGCGGCTGTGTTGGGGCGATCATGCCAACGGCCGGCGCCGGGGCAGCTTCCGTCGCCTCCTTGCCGCCAGCGTACAGCGGATTGTTCGGGTCGATCGCAGCGCCCATGGATGCGGCTTGCGCCCACTCGTCGCCTTCGCCCTTGGTCAGGCCGTACAGCTCGGTCGCCAGCACCTCGAATGCGCGCAAATCCTTGCGGTTCGAGTAAATTTCCAGCAGCTTGACGCGCACCGAATGACGCTCCGGCTGCGTGCGCAGCGCCTCCTTCAGGATCTCTTCGGCCTGCGCATCGCGGCCGTAAGCGATATACACGTCGGCCTCGGCCACCGGGTCGACTTCGTTGGTATCGAGCTGCCTGGCCGACGGCGCAAAGCTGGAATTGAAGACGCTGTTGTTGGTATCGACGCTCTGGCCACCGGTCGAGCCGAACAGCGAATTGGCCTTCAGGCTCGAATCGGTGATGATGCTGTCCTCGAACTGCTTGCTCTTCCTGCGGCGCGCGCTGTAAATGCCGAGGCCGCCCAGGGCCACGAGCAATGCGCCCAGACCCGGCAGCACCAGCGGATTATCGAGCAGCCCATCGAAGAAGCTCGGTTCCGGCGCCGGCGGAGGCGGCGGAACAACGGGCTTCGGCTTTTTCGCCACGGGCGCGCTGCTTGCAGCGGGCGCAGAGGCCGCAGGTACGGATGCGGCCGGGGTCGATGCTTCGGGAGCCGATGCGGCAGGTGCAGGCGCTGCCGGCGTCTCCGCCTTGGGTTGCTCCTGTTTGCCGAGGTTCGGCGTCGCAGCCGTCGGAGCGGATGCGGCCGGCGCGGCAGGCTTAGCTTCGCCCTTTGCCGCCTCGGCCTGCTTCTGCTGCTCCGCCAGGCTCTTGTTCTTGACCTCCAGGACTTTCTGCAGGTCGGTTACATTCTTCTCGAGCTCCTTGATACGGGCGCTGGCTTCGGCGGCAGCCTTTTCCTTGGCAATCTTGTCTTCAGCCGAGGCGGCACCGGCTGCCTTGTCAGCGCCTGGAGCCGCTGCCGAATTCGACAGCTTCAATTTGTCCTTCGACTCGCTGGCGGGCGTCGGTTTTTCTTCGACCTTGGCGGTAATCTTGCCGCTGGCGCTTTGCCGGGTTTCCCCGGATTTCTGCGGCGCCGCGGTGGCGACCTGCCCCGCCAGCTTGCTGCGGTAGTTATGGAAATCCGCCGATTGCGCCACCACGATGCCGTGTGCTTCGGACTTGCCGATGCCCTGCGCCTCGCCGGCACTCGGCACGGTCAGGATTTGCCCGGCCTTGAGGCGATTCATGTTATTGCCGACGAAAGCATCGGGGTTGGCCTGATATAGCGCGACCAGCATCTGGTCGAGCGACAAGCCGCCGGTCTTGTACTGACTCGCGATCTTTGCCAGCGTATCCCCGTTCTTGACCTGGTATTCGGACAAGCCCGCTTCCCTGCTCTCCCGCGGCGCCGGCTTGGCCGCCTTGACTACCGGCTGCTTGGGCGTCGCCGGTTTTTCGGCGGCCGCGACCGGCGCAGGCTCGACGGCCGGTTGCGGCGCATTGGCGCGAGCCTGTTCGGCGCGCGGCGCAGGCGCCACCTGTGCCGCCTGCGCGGTGCGCATGTCGGGCGGGTCGAGAAGGAAGGTGTACTCGCGCACCAGGCGTCCATTCGGACCGCCCAGTTCCAGCAACATGTCGACGAACGGCTCGTTCAAAGGCTGGGTCGACGTGACATAGATGAATTGACGCCCGCCACGCTGATCCACGGAAAAGCGCAATGACGACAAGGCGGAATTAAAGTCCACCCCGGCCTGCCGGAAAGCTTCCGGAGATGCCAGTTTGGCGACCAGCGCCCCGGCCTCTTCCTTGGCCACCGAGCTGAGCTCAATTTCGGCGCGCAAAGGCTGACCAAGCGACGACAAGACCGTCAGCTTGCCCAGGCCAGCGGCATACGCATTGGAGAACAGCAGTGCCGAAGCAACTGCGGCGCTGATGGTCTTCAAATTGAGCGTACCGAACTTCTGGCGTGTGGTTGAATGCATGTTTGATGGCATAGGAGGCATTCCGTTTGCGTATCTGGTGGAGGCACAATTACCGCGCCAATTTATCATTCTTTCGGGGAACTTTCACCATATCATCATGGACTTAGGCGTGCAAGTGTAACCAACTTGCTAAGTTGCGCATGGCGCGGTGCCTTGTTAGACATAGGACTGGACGGGAAAATCACACAAAGTCAATGTTGCGCGCTGACAACGAAACTGGGGCCTGCCGGCAGTCGGTTCTATCGAACCGACTGCCGGCAGGCCCCAGCGCTTTGCTTTTACCAGCTTCCGATCAGGCGTCGAGCACGATGCGCAACATGCGGCGCAACGGTTCGGCCGCGCCCCACAGCAACTGGTCGCCGACCGTGAATGCCGACAGATACTCGCCGCCCATCTGCATCTTGCGCAGACGGCCGACCGGGATCGTCAGGCTGCCGGTGACAGCGGCCGGCGTCAGGTCCTTCATCGACGCTTCGCGCGTGTTCGGCACGACTTTCGCCCACTGGTTTGTGGCGGCGATGATGCCTTCGATCTCGTCGAGCGGCACATCCTTCTTCAGCTTGATGGTGAGCGCCTGAGAATGGCAGCGCATCGCGCCGATGCGCACGCACAGGCCGTCGACCGGAACGGCCGACTTCGCCGCCGGGCCGAACGCCTCGCCGCGGCCAAGGATCTTGTTGGTTTCTGCGCCAGCTTTCCACTCTTCGCGCGACACGCCGTTGCCGAGATCCTTGTCAATCCACGGAATCAGGTTGCCGCCGAGCGGCACGCCGAAGTTCTTGGTTTCGTCGGCAGTCAGCGCATGCTGCTTGGCCAGCACCTTGCGGTCGATTTCCAGGATCGCGGATGCCGGATCGTCCAGCAGCGCCTTGACCTCGGCGTTGATCGAGCCAAACTGGGTCAGCAGTTCGCGCATGTGCTGCGCGCCGCCGCCGGAAGCCGCCTGGTAGGTCATCGAAGTCATCCACTCGACCAGGTCGTGCTGGAACAGGCCGCCCAGGCCCATCAGCATGCACGACACGGTGCAGTTGCCGCCGACATAATTCTTCACGCCGCGCGAGAGCGCATCCTTGATCACGTTCAGGTTGACCGGGTCGAGCACGATGATGGCGTCATCCTTCATGCGCAGCGTGGAGGCCGCGTCGATCCAGTAACCGTTCCACCCGGCCGCGCGCAACTGCGGGAAAATCTCGGTGGTGTAGTCGCCGCCCTGGCAGGTAATGATGATGTCGCACTTCTTGAGCTCATCAATATTGTTGGCGTCTTTCAGCGCGGTTTCGTTTTTCGCCATTGCCGGCGCCTTGCCGCCTGCGTTGGACGTCGAAAAAAACACCGGCTCGATATGAGCGAAATCGCCCTCTTCCTGCATGCGCTGCATCAGGACCGAGCCCACCATACCGCGCCAACCCACCAGACCGACTAACTTCACGATTTTCTCCCTCAGTACATTCAAAAAACTCTGCTCATTGCGCGAGCGCCTTCACCACGGCGTCGCCCATTTCCTTCGTCCCGACCTTGGTCGTGCCTTCCTCATAGATGTCCGGCGTGCGCAAGCCCTGCGCCAGCACCTTCTTGACCGCGTTCTCGACGCGATCGGCCTGCTCCGCCTTGTTCAGCGAGAAGCGCAGCATCATTGCGGCCGACAGGATGGTTGCCAGCGGATTGGCGACGCCCTTGCCGGCGATGTCGGGTGCGGAACCGTGCGACGGCTCGTACAAGCCCTTGTTGTTCGCGTCCAGCGAAGCCGACGGCAGCATGCCGATCGAGCCGGTCAGCATCGCGGCGGCGTCGGACAGGATGTCGCCGAACATGTTGCCGGTGACGATGACGTCGAACTTCTTCGGCGCGCGCACCAGCTGCATCGCCGCGTTGTCGACATACATGTGATCGAGCGCGACGTCCGGATAATCCTTGTGCACGTCGGTCACGATGTCTTTCCAGAACTGGAAGGTTTCCAGCACGTTGGCCTTGTCGACGCTGGTCAGGCGCTTGCTGCGCTTGCGCGCTGCCTGGAACGCGACATGCGCGATGCGGCGGATTTCGGATTCGGCGTAACGCATCGTATCGAAGCCTTCGCGCTCGCCTTTGAACGGGCCGTCCGGGCATTCGCGCACGCCGCGCGGCTGGCCGAAGTAGATGTCGCCGGTCAGTTCGCGGATGATCAGGATGTCGAGGCCGGACACGACTTCCGGTTTGAGCGTCGATGCGCCGGCCAGTTCCGGATACAGGATGGCCGGACGCAGATTGGCGAACAGGTTCAGGTTCTTGCGCAGGCCGAGAATCGCCTGCTCCGGACGCAAAGCGCGCTCCAGCTTGTCGTATTTCCAATCGCCGACCGCGCCGAACAGCACCGCGTCGGCATCCTTGGCGAGCTTCAGGGTGCCATCCGGCAGCGGATGGCCGTGCGCCTCAAAGCCGGCGCCGCCGACCGGCGCGCTTTCCATTTCAAACTTTTCGTCGAGCGCGTTCAGCACGCGTGTCGCCTGCTCGATGATTTCGGGACCGATGCCGTCGCCCGGCAGAATTGCGATTTTCATTTACTCTTCTTCGTTGTCTGTTAAATCGTATTGCCCAGCCAGGGCTGTGCGGCGAGATGACGCTCTTCGAAGGCGCGGATCTTGTCCGCATGGCGCAGCGTCAGGCCGATGTCGTCCAGGCCATTCAGCAGGCAGTATTTGCGGAATGCATCCACGTCGAACGGATACGCGGCGCTGCCCTTGGGCGTGCTCACCACCTGTTTTTCCAGGTCGATCACCAGACGGTAGCCGGGAAAGGCCTTGACTTCGTTGAACAACTGGTCAACCTGCGCCTCGGACAGCACGATCGGCAGCACGCCGTTCTTGAAGCAGTTGTTGAAGAAGATATCGGCGAAGCTCGGCGCGATGATGGCGCGGAATCCGTACTGCTGCAAAGCCCACGGCGCGTGTTCGCGCGACGAGCCGCACCCGAAATTCTTGCGGGTCAACAGGATCGACGCTCCCTGGTAACGCGGCTGGTTCAGCACGAAATCCGGATTCACCGGGCGCTTGGAATTGTCCATCCCCGGCTCGCCGTGATCGAGGTAACGCCATTCGTCGAACAGGTTCGGGCCGAAGCCGGTGCGCTGAATCGATTTCAGAAACTGCTTGGGAATGATGGCGTCGGTGTCGACGTTGGCGCGATCGAGCGGCGCAACCAATCCTTCGTGTACGATAAATTTATCCATGGTCTTGATCTCACTGGAGCCCGCCGCTGCGGCAGGCACCTTGTCCTTATTTTCTCGCCGCGTTCTCGACGACTTCGCCGGCGCGCTTCACATCCTTGCCGATGCCTTCCACCGTGTTGCATCCCAACAGAATGAGCGAGGAAAACAGCAGAACGAACAGATTTTTCATTTTTTCTTTGCCTCCCTAAATCCCGCTAGCGCAGCGCGCGCACGTCGACGAAGTGCCCGGCGATGCCGGCGGCTGCCGCCATTGCCGGCGACACCAGGTGCGTGCGGCTGCCCTGCCCCTGGCGTCCCTCGAAATTGCGGTTGGACGTCGATGCGCAGCGCTCGCCCGGCTCCAGCCGGTCGGCGTTCATTGCCAGGCACATCGAGCAGCCCGGATCGCGCCATTCGAAACCGGCTTCCTTGAAGATCTTGTCGAGTCCTTCGCGCTCGGCCTGCTCCTTCACCAGGCCGGAACCCGGCACCACCAGCGCCAGCTTCACGTTCGATGCGCGGAACTTGCCGCGCACGACGGCGGCAGCGGCGCGCAAGTCTTCGATGCGCGAGTTGGTGCAGGAACCGATGAAGACCTTGTCGATGCGGATATCGGAGATCGCTGTGTTCGGCTTCAGGCTCATGTAGACCAGCGCCTTTTCCATCGCGTCGCGCTTGACCGCATCCTTTTCCTTGTCCGGATCCGGCACGCGGTCGTCGATCGCGACTACCATCTCGGGCGAAGTGCCCCAGGTGACTTGCGGCTTGATCTCGGCGGCGTTGAGCGTCACCACCATGTCGAACTTGGCGCCGGCGTCGGAATGCAGCGTGCGCCAGTATTCGACCGCGCGGTCCCAGTGCGGGCCGACCGGCGAAAACGGGCGGCCTTTCACGTAGTTGATCGTGGTGTCGTCGACCGCCACCATGCCGGCGCGCGCGCCTGCCTCGATCGCCATGTTACAGATCGTCATGCGCCCTTCCATCGACAGCGAACGGATGGTGGAGCCGGCGAATTCGATCGCGTAGCCGGTGCCGCCGGCAGTGCCGATCTTGCCGATCACGGCCAGCACGATGTCCTTGGCGGTGACGCCGAACGGCAGCGCGCCATCGACCTGCACCAGCATCGCCTTGGATTTCTTGGCCAGCAGAGTCTGGGTCGCCAACACATGCTCGACCTCCGAAGTGCCGATGCCGTGCGCCAGGCAGCCGAAGGCGCCGTGGGTGGAAGTATGCGAGTCGCCGCACACGACCGTCATGCCCGGCAGGGTGGCTCCCTGCTCCGGCCCGATCACGTGCACGATCCCCTGGCGCTTGTCGCGCATGCTGAAATAGGTTAGCCCGTACTCCTTGGTATTGGCGTCCAGCGTCTCGACCTGCAGGCGCGATACCGGATCGGCGATGCCCTGGGCGCGGCCCGTGGTCGGCACGTTGTGGTCGGCCACCGCCAGGTTGGCGGAATTGCGCCACGGCTTGCGTCCAGCCAGTTTCAGACCTTCGAATGCCTGCGGGCTGGTGACTTCATGCACCAGGTGACGATCGATATAGAGAACGGCGGTGCCATCCTCTTCGGTATGCACGACGTGCGATTCCCAGAGTTTGTCGTAGAGCGTTTGAGCCATGTTTCAAGAGCGAGCCAAAAGGATGCGCCATGCAGCGCAATACGTTGGAAAGAGTCCTTGATTATGCCATAGTGCAGCGCAAAACCGCGGCGCGCCCGGCGAAAGGCGTGCACGATCGGCCCCGGCAGAAGATTGTTAATTCTTTTTTAATCCCTACTTCTTGCGCGCCTGCTCGTAGAGCGGCATTACCCGCTGCGAATAGTTGGTCAGGTCATTCAGGCGATCTTCGCGTGACGGGTGAGTCGACAGGAACTTGATTGGCTCCGCGCCGCCGATTTGTCCCATTTTCTGCCACAGCGAGATGGCCGCGCGCGGATCGTAGCCCGCACGCGCGGCCAGCTCCACGCCCATGCGGTCGGCTTCCGATTCCTGGTTGCGCGAATGCGGCAGGCCCACCAGGCCCATATAGGCGTATTCGGCGCCCTTCTGTCCGATGTCGCCCAAGCCGAGCAATTCGGAACCGATCTGGATCAGGCTGCCCGCCACCATTTGCTCCGAAGCGCGCTCGCGCGAATGCTCGCGCAAGGCATGCGAGATTTCGTGACCGAGGACGGCGGCCAGTTCGTCGTCGGTGACATTGAGCTTATCGATCAGGCCGGTATAAACCGCAATCTTCCCTCCGGGCATGGCCCAGGCATTCACTTCCGGGGAGGTCAGCACATTGGCTTCCCAGGCCCACTGCAGGGCATCGGGACGGAAAACCGCGGTTTGGGGAATCAACCGGTTGACGATGTTGCGCACGCGCTGCACTTGGGTGGAATTTCGGTTGAGCAAGCCTTTGCTGCGTGCCTCATTCATTACCTGCGCATACTCCTGGCTGGCCGCCTGCTGGATTTCAGCGGCCGGCACTGCCATGCGCTGCTCGCGCGTCACGCCGACGGCGCCGCCTTGCGTGGTTTGCACCGTTTCGCAGGCAACCAGCGAGAGCATCACCGTCGCCGTCGCCAACTTCGATAGCAGGCTTCTCATGATCGGTTTCATTTTTTCTCCTCATGACGATGGGGTTGCCAGCGGTATGACAATGCCGCCGCCGCGGCGCCCGCCAGCGCGAACATTGCTGCCATTAAATAGACTGTTTGCGAGCCAAATGTATCCCAGAACACGCCCAAAATCAGTCCGCCCAAGGTGCCGCCCAGCCCATATGAAATGCTGGTGAATAGCGCCTGGCCGCTTGCCTGCAGCGGCCCGGAGAACCAGCGCTGCAGGGTTGCCACGGATGCCGAATGATGGGTGCCGAAGGTGGCAGCATGCATTACCTGAGCCGCCAGCAGCAAGATCAGCGACTGCGCGCCGAAGCCGATCAGCAGAAAGCGCAGCACCGCGATCAGCAGGCTGGCCATCATCAGCTTTTGCACGCCGTAGCGGCGAAAAATTGGTGCCTGGAAAAAGAAAAAGGCGATTTCCACCACCACGCCGAGCGACCACATGAGGCCGATCACCGTATTGCTGTAGCCGATCTGCGCCAGGTACAGCGAGTAGAAGACATAGAGCGACGCGTGCGCCGCGATCATCATGAAGGTCGACACAAAAAACGCCAGCACTTCGCGCCTGCGCAGCAACGCGATGACGGATGGAGCGCCGTGCGGTGCGGTGACCGGCGCCGCCTCCTGCATGCGCAGGCTGGCCACCAGCACCAGCGCGAGCAAGGATATCGAGATCCAGGGCATCAGATGGATGCCGAAGCGGTCGAGCGCTGGCCCGGCGAGCGTCACCGTCAGGATGAAGCCGACCGACCCCCACAGGCGCAGGCGGCCGTAGTGGGTAAGGTCGCCGCGCATCTCCGACAACATCAAGGCTTCCGACAACGGCGCCTGGGCGCTGGTAAACAGGTTCACCAGGACCATCACCAGGAAGAAGTGTGCAAACGTCTGGCCGACAAAGATGCCGGCGAACAGCGCGGTGGCCGCCACTGCGGTCAGCCGCAATACCGTCACTCGCTTCTGGTGGCGGTCGGCCACCCAGCCCCACAGGTTGGGACCGAAGATGCGCATGACCTGCATCAGCGACATCAACACGCCGATCTCGGCGGCGCTCATGCCCTTGCCTGAAAAATACAGGCTGGCGTACGGCGAAAACACGCCGACGTAGCCGTAGTACGCGAAGAAGAACAGAGCGAAACTGAACGACTGCTTTGGCCAGGACGGATGCTGCACGGAAGTGTGATTATGAGTGCCGCAGGCTTGGTTGTGCGGCGCGCCGTTGTCGCTCGGCCTG is a window from the Noviherbaspirillum sp. UKPF54 genome containing:
- the trpA gene encoding tryptophan synthase subunit alpha, yielding MSRIQSTLSALAEKNKKGLIPFITAGDPAPELTVPLMHALVAGGADIIELGVPFSDPMADGPVIQRASERALANGVGMRHVLQFVREFRGTNQTTPVVLMGYANPIEHMGADAFIDAAKQAGVDGVLVVDYPPEECEEFAARMKENGLDPIFLLAPTSTDERIEQVGKIASGYVYYVSLKGVTGSGHLDLDAVAQKVPAIKKHVRVPVGVGFGIRDAATAKAIGSLSDAVVIGSRIIQELENTPREQAAEAVRVFISGIRKALDE
- the trpB gene encoding tryptophan synthase subunit beta — protein: MKELNPLEHYAERQSVQHTAIQQAARYNLPDSRGHFGPYGGSFVSETLTHALTQLKEGYAHFRNDPEFLAEFDNELKHFVGRPSPIYHARRWSEMMGGAQIYFKREDLNHTGAHKINNVIGQALLAKRMGKPRVIAETGAGQHGVATATICARFGLECVVYMGAEDVKRQVQNVYRMELLGAKVVPVESGSKTLKDALNEAMRDWVTNVENTFYIIGTVAGPHPYPMMVRDFQSVIGKECLVQMPEMAGRQPDYVVACIGGGSNAMGIFYPYIDYKDVQLVGVEAAGEGLETGRHSASLIAGSPGVLHGNRTYLLQNEDGQIIETHSVSAGLDYPGVGPEHAYLKDSGRAQYVSITDDEAIEAFHNCCRIEGIIPALESSHALAYAAKFAATLPKDRIVLANLSGRGDKDMHTVAERMKKKF
- a CDS encoding phosphoribosylanthranilate isomerase — encoded protein: MNSRTRIKICGLSRVEDVQTAVTSGADAIGLVFYEKSPRYVTPEVAAELIASVPPYVAAVGLFVNARPEDVQQIVARAPVSQLQFHGDETVEQCCEIAKLVNRPFTRALRVSADMSGADLLKYEQSYRAASTLFSGLLLDAFVDGYGGGGKVFDWSLIPKELAPRVVLSGGLSVQNVTDAMRRVRPYAVDVSSGVEQAKGVKDPARITAFIRAVRQADASLDE
- the truA gene encoding tRNA pseudouridine(38-40) synthase TruA, yielding MKRIVLGVQYDGTPWRGWQTQPGGGTVQDTLQDALRKFTLTDIVTTCAGRTDAGVHALEQVVHFDTGLDRELFSWVRGVNAFLPPSIAVRWSCEVPSTAPDDFHARFSAVARTYHYVIYNHPVRSPLLAGKAGWVFRPLQVEPMREAARHLLGMHDFSSFRAAECQAKSPVKTMHDIRIERQGDILVVTLCANAFLHHMVRNIVGSLIVIGNGNQPPSWMKEILECRDRSRAAPTFMPDGLYLARIDYDAKWALPHDAVNPLPWAPATLPAHA
- a CDS encoding FimV/HubP family polar landmark protein, with the protein product MHSTTRQKFGTLNLKTISAAVASALLFSNAYAAGLGKLTVLSSLGQPLRAEIELSSVAKEEAGALVAKLASPEAFRQAGVDFNSALSSLRFSVDQRGGRQFIYVTSTQPLNEPFVDMLLELGGPNGRLVREYTFLLDPPDMRTAQAAQVAPAPRAEQARANAPQPAVEPAPVAAAEKPATPKQPVVKAAKPAPRESREAGLSEYQVKNGDTLAKIASQYKTGGLSLDQMLVALYQANPDAFVGNNMNRLKAGQILTVPSAGEAQGIGKSEAHGIVVAQSADFHNYRSKLAGQVATAAPQKSGETRQSASGKITAKVEEKPTPASESKDKLKLSNSAAAPGADKAAGAASAEDKIAKEKAAAEASARIKELEKNVTDLQKVLEVKNKSLAEQQKQAEAAKGEAKPAAPAASAPTAATPNLGKQEQPKAETPAAPAPAASAPEASTPAASVPAASAPAASSAPVAKKPKPVVPPPPPAPEPSFFDGLLDNPLVLPGLGALLVALGGLGIYSARRRKSKQFEDSIITDSSLKANSLFGSTGGQSVDTNNSVFNSSFAPSARQLDTNEVDPVAEADVYIAYGRDAQAEEILKEALRTQPERHSVRVKLLEIYSNRKDLRAFEVLATELYGLTKGEGDEWAQAASMGAAIDPNNPLYAGGKEATEAAPAPAVGMIAPTQPLKDQGLATLLASTQPDVPAEDISSLETDTSYFNNSALETDAPLELPQETPLPEQPATKAESNDLDFDLDGMDLAKVPNTIPHPAPAEPPADLASIDFDFLDEPAKPVEAAAGQSEPEPLADLQLDPIPSIADLEFQSQEETSAKDAPLELPAEELAPADFSIPELPEVPEVPTAEEAKAEPASSAESEPLDFDLSGINLDLNPGASNAVPEPSLESLDELPSLDLNTTSVDAEMATKLDLAMAYREIGDKEGARELLDEVMKGGSPEQSEKAKSLLLELA